A stretch of the Vigna radiata var. radiata cultivar VC1973A chromosome 7, Vradiata_ver6, whole genome shotgun sequence genome encodes the following:
- the LOC106768651 gene encoding putative inactive cadmium/zinc-transporting ATPase HMA3 isoform X2 produces the protein MESKKLQKSYFDVLGLCCSSEVPLIENILKPLQGIKEVSVIVPSRTVIVLHDTLVISQLQIVKALNQARLEANIRVHGDENHGKRWPSPYSIASGVLLLVSFLKFVYPPLKYVALGAVAAGIYPIFRKAIASIRNLRVDISILMIIAVTGTIAMRDYLEAGTIVFLFSIAEWLESRASHKATAAMSSLMNIAPQKAVIADSGEVVDADEVKLNTILAVKAGEVIPIDGVVLDGTCEVDEKTLTGESFPVAKQKDSTVWAGTINLNGYISVKTTALAEDCVVAKMTKLVEEAQNSKTNVQTLIEKFVKFYTPAVVIISTLVAVIPLALKSRREKYWFHSALVVLVSACPCALILSTPVATFCAYTRAATSGLLIKGGHHLETLAKIKVMAFDKTGTITKGDFVVTEFQSLSDDIDLNTLLFWVSSVESKSSHPLASAIVDYGRSLSVEPEPEKVTEFENFPGEGISGKMDDKVIYIGNKKIAARAGSETVPILQGENARGKTTGYIYLGATAVGFFSLSDVCRLGVEEAIGQLKLMGIKTAMLTGDSESAAMQAQEQLGHSLELVHAELLPEDKVKIISEFKKEGPTAMIGDGINDAPALASADIGISMGISGSALASETGNIILMSNDIKKIPEAIKLARKTRWKVLQNIILSITTKAAIIGLAIGGYPYVWAAVVADVGTCLVVILNSMLLLPRGHKHGGKSCRSSTKSHNHKSGCAGTHGHDHAHHQHQHCHDQNGHDHHQHEHCHDQNGNAHHQHQHCHDQKGHDHHQHQHCHDQKEHDHHHHQHKHEHDHHHLDQHDHGHDHHQPQHEHDHHDHTDNHNKSVCHPDNEKNGTGEISVDIIADHVESAPMKGCSSLAEKEKGSCCEGCSDTCENLAVVCGCESSKEGEDSACCRNECSSKACNESPIIHVCVGLDKREYGGCCKSYMKECCGKLGHSRTGFVGGLSEIMTE, from the exons TTAAGGCATTGAATCAAGCGAGATTAGAAGCTAATATCAGAGTACATGGAGATGAAAATCATGGAAAAAGATGGCCAAGCCCTTACTCAATTGCTTCGGGTGTTCTACTTTTGGTTTCTTTTCTGAAATTTGTGTATCCTCCTTTGAAGTATGTAGCACTTGGTGCAGTTGCTGCTGGTATTTACCCTATCTTCCGAAAGGCCATTGCCTCCATTCGTAATCTTAGGGTTGACATTAGCATTCTCATGATCATAGCAG TTACTGGGACAATTGCCATGCGTGATTATTTGGAAGCTGGCACCATCGTTTTCCTCTTCTCAATTGCAGAATGGTTAGAATCAAGGGCAAGCCACAAg GCAACTGCAGCAATGTCGTCTTTGATGAACATAGCCCCTCAAAAAGCAGTCATAGCTGATTCGGGAGAAGTTGTGGATGCTGATGAGGTGAAATTAAATACCATTTTAGCTGTTAAAGCAGGTGAGGTGATACCCATTGATGGAGTTGTTCTAGATGGAACCTGTGAAGTTGACGAGAAAACTTTGACTGGGGAATCGTTCCCTGTGGCAAAACAAAAGGATTCTACTGTATGGGCTGGCACCATCAATTTGAATG GTTATATCAGTGTGAAAACTACTGCACTGGCTGAAGACTGTGTGGTGGCTAAAATGACAAAACTCGTGGAAGAAGCTCAAAACAGCAAAACCAACGTTCAGACATTGATTGAGAAGTTTGTCAAGTTTTATACCCCTG CCGTTGTAATCATATCAACCCTTGTAGCAGTGATTCCACTTGCGTTAAAATCACGTAGAGAGAAATACTGGTTTCACTCAGCGTTGGTTGTTTTAGTGAGTGCATGCCCATGTGCACTCATCCTATCAACTCCAGTTGCAACCTTCTGTGCTTACACCAGAGCAGCCACATCAGGTCTTCTCATCAAAGGGGGTCATCATCTTGAAACACTTGCAAAAATCAAGGTCATGGCCTTTGACAAAACGGGTACCATAACGAAGGGTGATTTTGTGGTTACAGAGTTTCAATCTCTTTCAGATGACATAGATCTCAACACATTGCTTTTCTG GGTGTCAAGTGTGGAGAGCAAGTCAAGCCATCCACTGGCATCTGCCATTGTTGATTATGGAAGGTCTCTCTCAGTTGAACCAGAGCCAGAAAAGGTGACAGAATTTGAAAACTTTCCTGGGGAAGGAATCAGTGGAAAAATGGATGACAAAGTTATTTAcattggaaataaaaaaattgccGCAAGAGCCGGGTCTGAAACAG TTCCAATATTACAAGGAGAAAATGCAAGAGGAAAGACCACTGGATACATATACTTAGGAGCAACCGCAGTTggatttttctctctttcagaTGTTTGCAGGTTAGGTGTTGAGGAAGCAATTGGGCAGTTGAAGTTAATGGGAATCAAAACAGCCATGCTCACTGGAGACAGTGAATCTGCTGCAATGCAAGCACAGGAGCAG CTGGGACATTCTCTGGAGTTAGTCCATGCAGAACTGTTGCCAGAGGACAAGGTCAAAATCATCTCAGAATTTAAGAAGGAAGGTCCGACAGCCATGATCGGAGATGGTATAAACGATGCGCCGGCATTAGCTTCAGCTGATATCGGAATCTCAATGGGCATTTCAGGTTCTGCACTTGCAAGTGAGACAGGAAATATAATTCTTATGTCAAATGACATTAAGAAGATACCTGAAGCCATTAAGCTTGCAAGAAAAACACGATGGAAAGTGCTTCAGAACATTATTTTGTCAATCACTACCAAGGCTGCGATTATTGGTTTGGCCATTGGTGGTTACCCATATGTTTGGGCAGCAGTGGTTGCTGATGTTGGAACGTGTCTAGTGGTCATCTTGAACAGCATGTTACTTCTTCCAAGAGGCCATAAACATGGAGGAAAATCTTGTAGATCTTCAACTAAGTCTCATAACCACAAAAGTGGGTGTGCTGGCACTCATGGCCATGATCATGCTCACCACCAAC atcaacattgtCATGATCAAAACGGGCATGATCACCACCAACATGAACATTGTCATGATCAAAACGGGAATGCACACCACCAACATCAACATTGTCATGATCAAAAGGGGCATGATCACCACCAACATCAACATTGTCATGATCAAAAGGAGCAtgatcaccatcaccatcaacaCAAGCATGAGCATGATCACCACCACCTAGATCAACACGATCATGGGCATGATCACCACCAGCCTCAACACGAGCATGATCACCATGACCACACCGACAACCATAACAAATCAGTTTGTCATCCAGACAATGAGAAGAATGGGACAGGTGAAATATCCGTTGACATCATCGCTGACCATGTTGAATCAGCCCCAATGAAGGGTTGTTCAAGTTTggcagaaaaagagaaaggttCCTGCTGTGAAGGCTGCTCAGACACGTGCGAGAATTTGGCTGTTGTGTGTGGGTGTGAGAGTTCAAAAGAGGGAGAAGACAGTGCATGTTGCAGAAATGAATGCTCTTCAAAAGCATGCAACGAATCTCCAATTATTCATGTTTGTGTTGGTTTGGATAAGAGAGAATATGGTGGATGTTGCAAGAGCTACATGAAGGAATGTTGTGGCAAACTTGGACACTCAAGAACTGGTTTTGTTGGAGGTTTGTCAGAAATTATGACGGAATAG
- the LOC106768651 gene encoding putative inactive cadmium/zinc-transporting ATPase HMA3 isoform X1, with amino-acid sequence MESKKLQKSYFDVLGLCCSSEVPLIENILKPLQGIKEVSVIVPSRTVIVLHDTLVISQLQIVKALNQARLEANIRVHGDENHGKRWPSPYSIASGVLLLVSFLKFVYPPLKYVALGAVAAGIYPIFRKAIASIRNLRVDISILMIIAVTGTIAMRDYLEAGTIVFLFSIAEWLESRASHKATAAMSSLMNIAPQKAVIADSGEVVDADEVKLNTILAVKAGEVIPIDGVVLDGTCEVDEKTLTGESFPVAKQKDSTVWAGTINLNGYISVKTTALAEDCVVAKMTKLVEEAQNSKTNVQTLIEKFVKFYTPAVVIISTLVAVIPLALKSRREKYWFHSALVVLVSACPCALILSTPVATFCAYTRAATSGLLIKGGHHLETLAKIKVMAFDKTGTITKGDFVVTEFQSLSDDIDLNTLLFWVSSVESKSSHPLASAIVDYGRSLSVEPEPEKVTEFENFPGEGISGKMDDKVIYIGNKKIAARAGSETVPILQGENARGKTTGYIYLGATAVGFFSLSDVCRLGVEEAIGQLKLMGIKTAMLTGDSESAAMQAQEQLGHSLELVHAELLPEDKVKIISEFKKEGPTAMIGDGINDAPALASADIGISMGISGSALASETGNIILMSNDIKKIPEAIKLARKTRWKVLQNIILSITTKAAIIGLAIGGYPYVWAAVVADVGTCLVVILNSMLLLPRGHKHGGKSCRSSTKSHNHKSGCAGTHGHDHAHHQHQHCHDQNGHXHHQREHSHDQNGHAHHQHQHCHDQNGHDHHQHEHCHDQNGNAHHQHQHCHDQKGHDHHQHQHCHDQKEHDHHHHQHKHEHDHHHLDQHDHGHDHHQPQHEHDHHDHTDNHNKSVCHPDNEKNGTGEISVDIIADHVESAPMKGCSSLAEKEKGSCCEGCSDTCENLAVVCGCESSKEGEDSACCRNECSSKACNESPIIHVCVGLDKREYGGCCKSYMKECCGKLGHSRTGFVGGLSEIMTE; translated from the exons TTAAGGCATTGAATCAAGCGAGATTAGAAGCTAATATCAGAGTACATGGAGATGAAAATCATGGAAAAAGATGGCCAAGCCCTTACTCAATTGCTTCGGGTGTTCTACTTTTGGTTTCTTTTCTGAAATTTGTGTATCCTCCTTTGAAGTATGTAGCACTTGGTGCAGTTGCTGCTGGTATTTACCCTATCTTCCGAAAGGCCATTGCCTCCATTCGTAATCTTAGGGTTGACATTAGCATTCTCATGATCATAGCAG TTACTGGGACAATTGCCATGCGTGATTATTTGGAAGCTGGCACCATCGTTTTCCTCTTCTCAATTGCAGAATGGTTAGAATCAAGGGCAAGCCACAAg GCAACTGCAGCAATGTCGTCTTTGATGAACATAGCCCCTCAAAAAGCAGTCATAGCTGATTCGGGAGAAGTTGTGGATGCTGATGAGGTGAAATTAAATACCATTTTAGCTGTTAAAGCAGGTGAGGTGATACCCATTGATGGAGTTGTTCTAGATGGAACCTGTGAAGTTGACGAGAAAACTTTGACTGGGGAATCGTTCCCTGTGGCAAAACAAAAGGATTCTACTGTATGGGCTGGCACCATCAATTTGAATG GTTATATCAGTGTGAAAACTACTGCACTGGCTGAAGACTGTGTGGTGGCTAAAATGACAAAACTCGTGGAAGAAGCTCAAAACAGCAAAACCAACGTTCAGACATTGATTGAGAAGTTTGTCAAGTTTTATACCCCTG CCGTTGTAATCATATCAACCCTTGTAGCAGTGATTCCACTTGCGTTAAAATCACGTAGAGAGAAATACTGGTTTCACTCAGCGTTGGTTGTTTTAGTGAGTGCATGCCCATGTGCACTCATCCTATCAACTCCAGTTGCAACCTTCTGTGCTTACACCAGAGCAGCCACATCAGGTCTTCTCATCAAAGGGGGTCATCATCTTGAAACACTTGCAAAAATCAAGGTCATGGCCTTTGACAAAACGGGTACCATAACGAAGGGTGATTTTGTGGTTACAGAGTTTCAATCTCTTTCAGATGACATAGATCTCAACACATTGCTTTTCTG GGTGTCAAGTGTGGAGAGCAAGTCAAGCCATCCACTGGCATCTGCCATTGTTGATTATGGAAGGTCTCTCTCAGTTGAACCAGAGCCAGAAAAGGTGACAGAATTTGAAAACTTTCCTGGGGAAGGAATCAGTGGAAAAATGGATGACAAAGTTATTTAcattggaaataaaaaaattgccGCAAGAGCCGGGTCTGAAACAG TTCCAATATTACAAGGAGAAAATGCAAGAGGAAAGACCACTGGATACATATACTTAGGAGCAACCGCAGTTggatttttctctctttcagaTGTTTGCAGGTTAGGTGTTGAGGAAGCAATTGGGCAGTTGAAGTTAATGGGAATCAAAACAGCCATGCTCACTGGAGACAGTGAATCTGCTGCAATGCAAGCACAGGAGCAG CTGGGACATTCTCTGGAGTTAGTCCATGCAGAACTGTTGCCAGAGGACAAGGTCAAAATCATCTCAGAATTTAAGAAGGAAGGTCCGACAGCCATGATCGGAGATGGTATAAACGATGCGCCGGCATTAGCTTCAGCTGATATCGGAATCTCAATGGGCATTTCAGGTTCTGCACTTGCAAGTGAGACAGGAAATATAATTCTTATGTCAAATGACATTAAGAAGATACCTGAAGCCATTAAGCTTGCAAGAAAAACACGATGGAAAGTGCTTCAGAACATTATTTTGTCAATCACTACCAAGGCTGCGATTATTGGTTTGGCCATTGGTGGTTACCCATATGTTTGGGCAGCAGTGGTTGCTGATGTTGGAACGTGTCTAGTGGTCATCTTGAACAGCATGTTACTTCTTCCAAGAGGCCATAAACATGGAGGAAAATCTTGTAGATCTTCAACTAAGTCTCATAACCACAAAAGTGGGTGTGCTGGCACTCATGGCCATGATCATGCTCACCACCAACATCAACATTGTCATGATCAAAACGGGCAT NNTCACCACCAACGTGAACATTCTCATGATCAAAACGGGCATGCTcaccatcaacatcaacattgtCATGATCAAAACGGGCATGATCACCACCAACATGAACATTGTCATGATCAAAACGGGAATGCACACCACCAACATCAACATTGTCATGATCAAAAGGGGCATGATCACCACCAACATCAACATTGTCATGATCAAAAGGAGCAtgatcaccatcaccatcaacaCAAGCATGAGCATGATCACCACCACCTAGATCAACACGATCATGGGCATGATCACCACCAGCCTCAACACGAGCATGATCACCATGACCACACCGACAACCATAACAAATCAGTTTGTCATCCAGACAATGAGAAGAATGGGACAGGTGAAATATCCGTTGACATCATCGCTGACCATGTTGAATCAGCCCCAATGAAGGGTTGTTCAAGTTTggcagaaaaagagaaaggttCCTGCTGTGAAGGCTGCTCAGACACGTGCGAGAATTTGGCTGTTGTGTGTGGGTGTGAGAGTTCAAAAGAGGGAGAAGACAGTGCATGTTGCAGAAATGAATGCTCTTCAAAAGCATGCAACGAATCTCCAATTATTCATGTTTGTGTTGGTTTGGATAAGAGAGAATATGGTGGATGTTGCAAGAGCTACATGAAGGAATGTTGTGGCAAACTTGGACACTCAAGAACTGGTTTTGTTGGAGGTTTGTCAGAAATTATGACGGAATAG
- the LOC106769134 gene encoding uncharacterized protein LOC106769134 isoform X2: protein MKTEKGWRLDSVGDMQILPGSRHRPPMKKPMWIIILVLFVCVFLICAYIYPPKSKSACYVFSSRGCKGFVDWLPPMPAREYTDEEIASRVVIKDILNSPTIVSRKSKVAFMFLSPGSLPFEKLWDKFFQGHEGKFSVYVHASKTKPIHVSRYFVNRDVRSDQVIWGKISMVDAERRLLGNALQDPDNQQFVLLSDSCVPLYHFDYIYNYLMNTNISFVDCFKDPGPHGNGRYSDRMLPEVEVKDFRKGAQWFAMKRQHAIIVMADSLYYSKFRSYCQPGLEGRNCIADEHYLPTFFQMVDPGGIANWSLTHVDWSERKWHPKSYRPQDVTHELLKNITREVQSWPCLWNGIQKPCYLFARKFTPETLDNLLHLFSNYSAP from the exons ATGAAGACAGAAAAAGGTTGGCGTTTGGACAGCGTGGGTGATATGCAGATACTGCCTGGGTCTCGCCACCGTCCTCCCATGAAGAAGCCCATGTGGATTATTATCTTGGTGTTGTTTGTTTGTGTCTTTCTAATCTGCGCTTATATCTACCCACCAAAAAGCAAGTCGGCCTGCTATGTCTTTTCTTCCAGAGGGTGCAAGGGTTTTGTTGATTGGCTTCCTCCTATGCCCGCAAGAGAATACACCGATGAGGAGATTGCTTCACGTGTTGTGATTAAGGATATTTTGAACTCACCGACAATTGTTTCAAGAAAATCAAAAGTTGCCTTCATGTTTTTGTCACCTGGCTCTCTGCCATTCGAAAAATTGTGGGACAAATTTTTCCAA GGTCACGAAGGAAAGTTCTCTGTTTATGTGCATGCATCCAAGACAAAACCAATTCATGTGAGTCGATATTTTGTTAATCGGGATGTACGCAGTGACCAG GTGATTTGGGGTAAAATTTCTATGGTTGATGCAGAGAGACGGCTATTAGGGAACGCCCTTCAAGATCCTGACAACCAGCAATTTGTTCTACTGTCTGATAG CTGTGTGCCTCTGTatcattttgattatatttacaACTATCTGATGAACACAAATATCAGCTTTGTTGACTG TTTTAAGGATCCCGGTCCTCACGGCAATGGCAGGTATTCAGATCGCATGCTTCCTGAAGTTGAGGTGAAGGACTTTAGAAAGGGTGCACAG TGGTTTGCGATGAAAAGGCAGCATGCAATTATAGTCATGGCTGATAGCCTGTATTATTCAAAATTCCGGTCTTACTGTCAG CCCGGTTTGGAGGGGCGGAATTGCATTGCTGATGAGCATTACTTGCCGACCTTCTTCCAG ATGGTTGATCCTGGTGGAATTGCAAACTGGTCATTAACTCATGTTGACTGGTCTGAGAGAAAATGGCACCCGAAGTCTTATAGGCCTCAGGATGTAACTCACGAACTTTTGAAGAATATCACG AGAGAAGTGCAAAGCTGGCCTTGCTTATGGAACGGGATTCAGAAGCCATGTTACTTATTTGCTAGGAAATTCACTCCTGAAACACTGGATAATTTGTTGCATCTATTTTCCAATTATTCAGCACCATGA
- the LOC106769134 gene encoding uncharacterized protein LOC106769134 isoform X1 → MKTEKGWRLDSVGDMQILPGSRHRPPMKKPMWIIILVLFVCVFLICAYIYPPKSKSACYVFSSRGCKGFVDWLPPMPAREYTDEEIASRVVIKDILNSPTIVSRKSKVAFMFLSPGSLPFEKLWDKFFQGHEGKFSVYVHASKTKPIHVSRYFVNRDVRSDQVIWGKISMVDAERRLLGNALQDPDNQQFVLLSDSCVPLYHFDYIYNYLMNTNISFVDCFKDPGPHGNGRYSDRMLPEVEVKDFRKGAQWFAMKRQHAIIVMADSLYYSKFRSYCQPGLEGRNCIADEHYLPTFFQMVDPGGIANWSLTHVDWSERKWHPKSYRPQDVTHELLKNITSIDVSVHVTSDEKREVQSWPCLWNGIQKPCYLFARKFTPETLDNLLHLFSNYSAP, encoded by the exons ATGAAGACAGAAAAAGGTTGGCGTTTGGACAGCGTGGGTGATATGCAGATACTGCCTGGGTCTCGCCACCGTCCTCCCATGAAGAAGCCCATGTGGATTATTATCTTGGTGTTGTTTGTTTGTGTCTTTCTAATCTGCGCTTATATCTACCCACCAAAAAGCAAGTCGGCCTGCTATGTCTTTTCTTCCAGAGGGTGCAAGGGTTTTGTTGATTGGCTTCCTCCTATGCCCGCAAGAGAATACACCGATGAGGAGATTGCTTCACGTGTTGTGATTAAGGATATTTTGAACTCACCGACAATTGTTTCAAGAAAATCAAAAGTTGCCTTCATGTTTTTGTCACCTGGCTCTCTGCCATTCGAAAAATTGTGGGACAAATTTTTCCAA GGTCACGAAGGAAAGTTCTCTGTTTATGTGCATGCATCCAAGACAAAACCAATTCATGTGAGTCGATATTTTGTTAATCGGGATGTACGCAGTGACCAG GTGATTTGGGGTAAAATTTCTATGGTTGATGCAGAGAGACGGCTATTAGGGAACGCCCTTCAAGATCCTGACAACCAGCAATTTGTTCTACTGTCTGATAG CTGTGTGCCTCTGTatcattttgattatatttacaACTATCTGATGAACACAAATATCAGCTTTGTTGACTG TTTTAAGGATCCCGGTCCTCACGGCAATGGCAGGTATTCAGATCGCATGCTTCCTGAAGTTGAGGTGAAGGACTTTAGAAAGGGTGCACAG TGGTTTGCGATGAAAAGGCAGCATGCAATTATAGTCATGGCTGATAGCCTGTATTATTCAAAATTCCGGTCTTACTGTCAG CCCGGTTTGGAGGGGCGGAATTGCATTGCTGATGAGCATTACTTGCCGACCTTCTTCCAG ATGGTTGATCCTGGTGGAATTGCAAACTGGTCATTAACTCATGTTGACTGGTCTGAGAGAAAATGGCACCCGAAGTCTTATAGGCCTCAGGATGTAACTCACGAACTTTTGAAGAATATCACG TCCATCGATGTTAGCGTGCACGTAACCAGTGATGAGAAG AGAGAAGTGCAAAGCTGGCCTTGCTTATGGAACGGGATTCAGAAGCCATGTTACTTATTTGCTAGGAAATTCACTCCTGAAACACTGGATAATTTGTTGCATCTATTTTCCAATTATTCAGCACCATGA